cgggttcacgccattctcctgcctcagcctcccgagtagctgggactacaggcgcccgccaccttgcccggctagtttttgtatttttagtagagacggggtttcaccgtgttagccaggatggtctcgatctcctgacctcgtgatccgcccgtctcggcctcccaaagtgctgggattacaggcttgagccaccgcgcccggcccttttttttttttttgagagggagtctcactttgtcgcccaggctggagggcagtggcacgatcttggctcactgcaacctccacctccctggttcaaggaattcccctgcctcagcctcccagtagctgggattacaggaacgcacTACCATGCGcggttagtttttttgttttggtttggtttggtttggtttggtttgagacagagtttcgctcttgttgcccaggctggagtgcaatggcacaatctcagctcaccacaacctctgcctcccaggttcaagcgattctccagcctcagcctcctgagtagctgggattgcatgcATGCAAGacaccaagtccggctaattctgcatttttagaagatatggggtttctccatgttggtcatgctggtctccaactccccacctcaagtggtccgcctgccctggcctcccaaagtgctgggattacaggcgtgaggcaccgcgcccggcaatttttttgtatttttaatagagatggggtttcactgtgttggccagactggtctcgatctcctgacctcaggcgatctgcctgcctgagAGTAAactaagtttttgtatgtttttgtggagatggggttttttatttttttgagacagagtcttactctgttgcctaggctggagtgagtatagtggcacgatctcgactcaccacaacctccacctcctgggttcaaatgattctcctgcctcagcctcccaagtaactgagactacaggtgtgtgccaccgcgcctgactaatttttgtagttttagtagaggtgaggtttcgccatgttggccaggctggtctcgaactcctgacctctggtgatccacccacctcagcctcccaaagtgctgggcttacagacgtgagccaccgtgctggccgtagatggggtttagccatgttgcacaggctgttcTTGAGCTCCTAGGCCCAAACTGTCTACTTGCCTCAGCTTcttaaaagtgctgggattacaagtgcgagtCACCATACCTAGcctcttttggttattttaaaaagtcactctctcttttttttgagatggagtcttgctctgccacccagtagtgcagtggcgctatctcggcttactgcaaactctgcttcctgggttcacgccattctcctgcctcagcctcccgagtagctgggactacaggcacccaccaccacatccggctaattttttgtatttttagtagacacggggtttcaccgtgttagccaggatggtctttatctcctgacctcgtgatctgcctgcctcagcctcccaaagtgctgggattacaggcgtgagccaccacgcccggccaaaagtcTTGAGCCATTTGAAATGCCAGTAAATCCCATAGGGTAGAAGTTATGCTGAGAGTCCATGAACAAGTTAGAAAAGGAGCATATAGACCCTGGGTCACCTGCTGCCCTAGAGTGGGCACCCCTTCTGTAAGCTATGTCAGAATCATCTACCAGCAGTAACGGATGTCCTGTAACGTGCCTGCCTTTGTGGGGCAGGAAGTACCCCCGTGAAGCTACCTTGTGTTGTGGATCTTTTGCTCCTCCAGAGCCCTTCCTTGGGCCCCACCTACAGAGATGCTCAGCACCATTCTTGGCTGTACTGAGAAAAAGCTGGTGGTTCTCTGTTTAAAGGAAAGGGATTATATTTGCCcttttttatggttttgaaaCTAGTGGGTTTCATTAAATGTCTAGCATTCTTCTGAAGCCACAAAGAAAGTGTCTGAATTTCACTGAGGTTCTTGGAAAGTCTTCAAGATAGAATTGTATGTATCCCCAaattctctacattttttttttttttcagaaaacatcCCAGAAAAGTGGACCCCGGAAGTCAAGCATTTCTGTCCCAACGTGCCCATCATCCTGGTTGGGAATAAGAAGGATCTTCGGAATGATGAGCACACAAGGCGGGAGCTAGCCAAGATGAAGCAGGCATGATCTGGGGCAGGACTGTCTTGTAGTATTCTTGAACTATGGCCCCAAGGTTGGAGGTTTGGGGAGCCCAGCAGAAACCTTCACAGGCCAGGTTGTTTAGAGGCTCAGAAGCCCCTCTGTGGCCCTCTGACCCTCGTTGATTGGGATCTTCACAGAAGATCCCTAAAATAGTTCACTAGTCCTGTGAGATGGAATGTTTTTTATGAGGTAGTGCTATGCCCATAAGGACTGCTGGCCTGAGAATGAACCATTTCATCAGTAGCAAGTAGTCAGTGGCTCTAGATGtaggaactttcttttttttgatatggagtctcattctgtcacccaggctggagtgcattggtgcaatctcagctcactgcaacctccgcctccggggttcaagcgattcttcttcctcagactcccgagtagctgggccttacaggcgccctccaccatgcctggcagggtttttttttttttttttttttaagtagagatgggagtttcaccatgttggccaggctggtcttgaactcctgacctcaagtgatctgcctgtttttgcctcccaaagtgcggggattacaggtgtgagccactgtgcctggcgtcTGTTAGACCCTTTCATTCTTTGAGAcgcagttttgcttttgttgaccaggctggagtgcaatggtgctatcttggctcactgcaacctcttcctcccaggtttaagcgattctcctgcctcagcctcctaagtagctgggattataggcatgtgccaccacgcctggctaatttttgtatttttagtagagatggggtttctccatgttggtcaggctggtctcaaactcctgacctcaggtgatccgcccgccttgacctcccaaagtgctgggattacaggcataagccaccactcctggccctgtTAGACTCTTGATTGCCTTCCCCAGCTATTACTTTGGTACATGTGAGGCCAAAGATAAATTAGTGGCAACTGAAAGATAAGGAAATCATGAAGGCTGGGAGTCCAGATAGAAAGCCCTAAtgccttccctctctcccactcccagTGCCTTTTTAAAAGTGATGATGGATATGGCATCTTGGCCTCTCAGAAACCAGCTGACGTAATGGCAGGGCTTCCTCGCTGGAGAGGCACTGAGATCTTCAACCTAAGTTCTCTTACTCAGGTTTCTCTGTCTGAATGTCAACGGTAGGCTGTATTTCCTTCAGGGCATTTAGTCCTGGATTGGTAGCTTAAGTAATTTTGCCCTTGATCGACTCCTTAACCTTCCAGGGCTCCTCTGACCTCTTCCCTCTTTGTACTTCCCAGTGAATACCATGTTTATTAGAGATTTTATGTTTGGTAGGGCGTAATTACCATatgtcagttttaaaatttcctaagtttagcttttttttttctttttcttttttttttttgaggagtctcagtctgttgccaggctggagtgctgtggcacgatcttggctcacctcaacctccgcctcccaggttctagcgattcccttgcctcagcctcctgagtagctgggattacaggtgcccaccaccatgcctggctaattttttatattttagtaaagaagtgtttcaccatgttggccaggatgatcttgatctcctgacctcgtaatccgcccagctcagcctcccaaagtgctgggattacaggtatgagccactgcacacagccaagTTTAACAgcttttaagtcttttttttttttttttttttttttttttggccgggtgcagtggcttacgcctgtaatcccagcactttgggaggtcaagggtggatcacctgaggtcgggagttcgagaccaacctagtcaacatggtgaaaccccttctctactaaaaatacaaaaattagccaggcgtggtggcaggtgcctgtaatcccagctactcgggaggctgaggcaggagaatcacttgaacccaggaggcagaaattgcagtgagccaagagtgcaccattgcactccagcctgggggcaagagtgagacttcatctcgaaaaaaaaaagtctttttttggtcgggcgcggtggctcatgcctgcattcccagcactttgggaggccgaggcgggtggatcacagggtcaggaggtcgagaccatcctggcgaacacggtgaaaccgcgtttctactaaaaatacaaaaaattagctgggtgtggtggcgggcgcctgtagtcctagctactcgggaggctaaggcaggagaatggtgtgaacccgggaggcagaggtgcagtgagccgagatcgcgccactgcactccagcctgggcgacagggccagactttgtctcaaaaaaaaaaaaaaaaagtattttttttagactgggcacagtggctcatgcctgtaatcccagctctttgggaggctggggtgggcagatcacgtggtcaggagttcgagaccagcctggccaaactggtgaaaccccatctctactaaaaaattagctgggtgtggtggtgggcacctgtagtcccagctactcaggaggctgaggcaggagaatcgcttgaacccaggagatggaggttgcagtgagctgagatcataccattgcagtccagcctgggcgactgacaagagcaaaactgtctcaaaacaagaaaaaaaaaagtctttaagcTGAATATGAATACTCTTTACTTACTATATGTATGCCACACTATTAGCTaaaaggattgtttttttctctttgctaggAGCCGGTGAAACCTGAAGAAGGCAGAGATATGGCAAACAGGATTGGTGCTTTTGGGTACATGGAGTGTTCAGCAAAGACCAAAGATGGAGTGAGAGAGGTTTTTGAAATGGCTACGAGAGCTGCTCTGCAAGCTAGACGTGGGAAGAAAAAATCTGGGTGCCTTGTCTTGTGAAACCTTGCTGCAAGCACAGCTCTTATGCGGTTAATTTTGAAGTGCTGTTTATTAATCTTAGTGTATGATTACTGGCCTTTTTCGTTTATCTATAATTTACCTAAGATTACAAATCAGAAGTCATCTTGCTACCAGTATTTAGAAGCCAACTATGATTATTAATGATGTCCAACCCGTCTGGCCCACCAGGGTCCTTTTGACACTGCTCTAACAGCTCTCCTCTGCACTCCCACCTGACACACCAGGCGCTAATTCAAGGAATTTCTTAACTTCTTGCTTCTTTCTAGAAAGAGAAACAGTTGGTAACTTTTGTGAATTAGGCTGTAACTACTTTATAACTAACATGTCCTGCCTATTACCTGTCAGCTGCAAGGTACTCTGGTGAGTCACCACTTCAGGGCTTTACTCCCTAACAGATTTTGTTGGCATAGCTCTGGGGTGGGCAGTTTTTTGAAAATGGGCTCAACCAGAAAAGCCCAAGTTCATGCAGCTGTGGCAGAGTTACAGTTCTGTGGTTTCATGTTAGTTACCTTATAGTTACTGTGTAATTAGTGCCACTTAATGTAtgttaccaaaaataaatatatctactCCAGACTAGATGTAGTATTTTTTGTATAATTGGATTTCCTAATACTGATATTTGTCATCCCCAAAGAAAGtgtattggttttttaaaaaagaaagtgtatttggaaataaagtcagatggaaaattcattttttaaattcccgTTTTGTCACTTTTTCTGATAAAAGATGGCCATATTACCCCTTTTCGGCCCCATGTATCTCAGTACCCCTATCTGGAGCTGGGCTAAGTAAATAGGAATTGGTTTCACGCCTGAGGCAATTAGACACTTTGGAAGGTGGCATAACCTGTCTCACCTGGACTTCAGCATCTGGCTCTAATTCACAGTGCTCTTCTCCTCACTGTATCCAGGTTCCCTCCCAGAGGAGCCACCAGTTCTCATGGGTGGCACTCAGTCTCTCTTCTCTCCAGCTGACTAAACTTTTTTTCTGTACCAGTTAATTTTTCCAACTACTAATAGAATAAAGGCAGTTTTCTAAACTTCCTGTATCCTGTTGTTTGTTGCTCTCTCCAGGGCTAGGGGCAGGAGGATGCAAGGACTTCCTGGCCTAGCTCACCCTGGAGAGGTTTGTTCAGGGTGCAAAAGACTAGCTTgtgccccacctcccacccacccacccacccacccacccacccagcagCTAATCCCAACAACATGGAAATGATTACCCTGTACCGCATTCTAGTTCAGATATGGGGGGGAGGGTGAATGCAGCCTACTGAGGAGGCCAGAGGGAGGACTCAGGCCGCGTTTCCTTGGCCCTGACGAGCTTTGGGCTccacttcaggaggctggggcagagctTCCAGGACTCTGCCCTGTTAGAAAACCCGCACAAGGGCGGTGCCGCTTTggagacagggaggagggagaccGGAAGCCCAGATCCCTCTGGCTGTCCCCAGCACTGCCGGTAACATGGCACAGGAGAGGAGGGCTGTTTGTGCACCGGCAGCTGCTGCCGCCGCCCACCAACCTATGCCGAACCCCACATCCTAATTGAGGAGCCTTTGAGAAAGAAAACGGAGCCCTCCAGGGCCCCAAACCTCGGAAGGGTAACCTGGACCGCTGCCGCCTGGTTGCCTGGGCCAGACAAGACATGCCCGCGGCTCCTCCCGGCTTGGGTGGAGCCTGCGTCCCGCTCGGGCGCACCCTTCAGCCTTTTCCCGGCTGAAGGAGGGGCCGAGCCCTCCGGATAGGGCGGGGGCCGGATGAGGCGGGACCCTCGGGCCCGAAAAACTGCCTGCGCCACGTGACCTGCCGCTGGCCAGTTAAAAGGAGGCACCTCCTGGCCCCTCTCCACCGTGCTTGTTCGGGGCACTCGTAGTTCCTCGGACAGTTGCGCCATGTGTGCTGCTGGGCTAGCGGCGGCAGCGGCCCAGTCG
The sequence above is drawn from the Rhinopithecus roxellana isolate Shanxi Qingling chromosome 1, ASM756505v1, whole genome shotgun sequence genome and encodes:
- the RHOA gene encoding transforming protein RhoA — its product is MAAIRKKLVIVGDGACGKTCLLIVFSKDQFPEVYVPTVFENYVADIEVDGKQVELALWDTAGQEDYDRLRPLSYPDTDVILMCFSIDSPDSLENIPEKWTPEVKHFCPNVPIILVGNKKDLRNDEHTRRELAKMKQEPVKPEEGRDMANRIGAFGYMECSAKTKDGVREVFEMATRAALQARRGKKKSGCLVL